The Parashewanella spongiae genome has a window encoding:
- a CDS encoding GGDEF domain-containing protein, with translation MNDSATATVALSALKEQLQTSKRELDQLTLDRNDKFKILQSFIFSLSIACKGHNPELDNKLAKFRRQFDDYESLKNSIADVVDIERLLKNQYHQITISLDNSRTSLTNITNQLLRVTSLPEVVKKELSYFKQDLNKPFHTVWDYVPKLEKLSLFYEQVIELQFNIDSKLDLTPKYQLLAKELLRLISELEFRNEQRDKVSTIQAVLNGEFTADDLLSAYNAIISLLVENLVREKNSAQEFLSALNETLTVVSDLTFTMQNNDAKNQLSKGKLDKKIQGYVGEVESAIRDTNDLDFLKLQVRGQLDQLKTALAHKSEIEQKEKMQLQHSFQNMRNEIGGLSSELEVYKDKLHELQKLNQTDQLTQLPNRAALEDRMSLEYQKLKRKNGNLWVAVADIDYFKSINDKFGHSTGDKALQVIAQVMKNALRDTEFVARYGGEEFVLLLPNVSDNDISPLLERVREKIKSIPFKFKDQRITVTVSIGAAKVHFQEKIEETFDRADAALYRAKDESRDRVIIIS, from the coding sequence ATGAACGATTCAGCAACGGCAACAGTTGCACTCAGTGCGTTAAAAGAGCAATTACAAACATCTAAGAGGGAGCTTGATCAGCTCACACTGGATAGAAACGACAAGTTTAAAATTTTACAAAGTTTTATCTTTAGCTTAAGCATTGCCTGTAAGGGACATAACCCTGAGTTAGATAATAAGCTTGCTAAATTTCGTCGCCAGTTTGATGATTACGAAAGCTTGAAAAACAGCATTGCTGATGTGGTAGATATCGAGCGTTTACTTAAAAATCAATATCATCAAATCACAATATCACTCGACAATAGCCGAACCAGTTTAACTAATATCACTAATCAACTACTGCGTGTAACATCTTTACCCGAGGTAGTAAAAAAAGAGTTAAGTTATTTTAAACAAGACTTAAACAAGCCATTTCATACGGTTTGGGACTATGTGCCCAAACTGGAAAAGCTCTCGCTCTTCTATGAGCAGGTTATTGAGCTTCAATTTAACATCGATAGTAAACTTGATTTAACGCCTAAGTATCAATTACTCGCAAAGGAGTTGCTCCGTTTAATATCAGAGCTAGAGTTTCGAAATGAGCAACGAGATAAAGTGTCAACGATTCAAGCAGTCCTCAATGGTGAATTTACTGCTGATGATTTATTAAGTGCCTATAACGCAATTATTTCATTATTAGTCGAAAACCTGGTTCGTGAAAAAAATTCAGCTCAAGAATTTTTAAGTGCATTAAATGAAACGCTCACTGTGGTCAGTGATCTGACATTTACCATGCAAAACAACGATGCCAAAAATCAACTATCAAAAGGCAAACTTGATAAAAAAATTCAGGGATATGTTGGTGAAGTTGAGTCTGCAATTCGTGACACCAATGATCTCGACTTTTTGAAACTTCAAGTTCGAGGTCAACTCGATCAGTTAAAAACGGCTTTAGCACATAAAAGTGAAATTGAACAAAAAGAAAAAATGCAATTGCAACATTCATTTCAAAATATGCGAAATGAAATTGGCGGTCTAAGCTCAGAGCTTGAGGTTTATAAAGACAAATTACACGAACTACAAAAGCTCAATCAGACCGACCAACTAACCCAACTACCTAATAGAGCCGCACTTGAAGATAGAATGTCGTTAGAGTATCAAAAACTTAAACGCAAAAATGGGAATCTTTGGGTTGCGGTTGCTGACATCGATTACTTTAAAAGTATTAATGACAAATTTGGCCATAGTACGGGTGATAAAGCCTTGCAAGTTATCGCCCAAGTGATGAAAAATGCTCTGAGAGATACGGAATTTGTTGCACGCTACGGTGGAGAAGAGTTTGTCTTATTATTGCCAAATGTCAGTGATAATGACATTTCACCTTTATTAGAGCGAGTACGAGAAAAAATAAAAAGTATCCCTTTTAAGTTTAAGGATCAGCGGATTACCGTAACAGTATCTATTGGTGCGGCAAAAGTTCACTTCCAAGAAAAAATCGAAGAAACTTTCGACAGAGCTGACGCGGCCTTATATCGAGCAAAAGATGAGAGTAGAGATAGAGTGATCATCATCAGTTAA
- the leuC gene encoding 3-isopropylmalate dehydratase large subunit, producing MATTLYDKLWQQHLVEHKESETPLIYVDRHLIHEVTSPQAFAGLKFNDRKLRHPERTFATMDHNVSTRSVEINAAGDSAANQLKILEKNCIEFGVTLFNMGHKNQGIVHVTGPELGLTLPGMVIVCGDSHTATHGAFGALAFGIGTSEVEHVFATQTLRQNKAKSMKIEIKGKVAKGISAKDIILSIIGKTGCAGATGHVVEYCGEAIEALSMEQRMTICNMSIEFGAKAGLIAPDQTTFQYLEGKEYSPQGDNWTKAVSDWQALKTDDGAEFDKVLTMNAADIKPQVTWGTSPDQVTSLDSTVPHPDDFEDAVEKESCANALEYMGLKAGTKISDIQISHVFIGSCTNSRIEDLRAAATQVKGQTVSSKVTAIVVPGSYRVKQQAEQEGLDKIFINAGFEWRLPGCSMCLGMNDDILKEGDRCASTSNRNFEGRQGRGSRTHLVSPELAAVAAITGHFVEPAVLTV from the coding sequence ATGGCTACAACACTCTACGACAAATTATGGCAACAACACTTAGTTGAGCATAAAGAGAGCGAAACACCGCTAATTTATGTAGATAGGCATTTGATCCACGAAGTAACCTCACCACAGGCCTTTGCGGGACTGAAATTTAATGATCGTAAATTACGTCACCCAGAACGGACGTTTGCGACCATGGATCACAATGTTTCTACTCGCTCGGTAGAAATTAATGCCGCAGGCGATAGTGCTGCAAACCAGCTAAAAATTCTTGAGAAAAACTGCATTGAATTTGGTGTTACTTTATTTAATATGGGGCATAAAAATCAGGGCATCGTTCACGTAACAGGGCCTGAACTTGGATTGACATTACCGGGAATGGTAATTGTTTGCGGGGATTCTCATACCGCAACTCACGGTGCGTTCGGTGCCTTGGCTTTTGGCATTGGTACTTCAGAAGTCGAACATGTATTTGCGACCCAGACTTTACGTCAAAATAAAGCCAAATCAATGAAAATTGAAATAAAGGGTAAGGTTGCTAAAGGGATAAGCGCAAAAGATATTATCCTTAGTATTATTGGTAAAACAGGCTGTGCAGGTGCGACTGGACATGTTGTTGAGTATTGCGGTGAAGCTATCGAAGCGTTGAGCATGGAACAGCGCATGACCATTTGTAATATGAGCATCGAATTTGGTGCCAAAGCCGGTTTAATTGCACCAGATCAAACTACTTTTCAGTATTTAGAGGGTAAAGAATATTCTCCTCAAGGTGACAATTGGACAAAAGCGGTAAGCGATTGGCAAGCATTAAAAACTGACGATGGTGCTGAGTTTGATAAAGTTCTGACGATGAACGCTGCTGATATTAAACCTCAAGTCACTTGGGGGACTTCGCCAGATCAAGTTACGTCTCTGGACAGTACTGTTCCGCACCCTGATGATTTTGAAGATGCTGTTGAAAAAGAATCCTGTGCGAATGCACTTGAATATATGGGGCTAAAGGCTGGAACTAAGATTTCGGATATTCAGATCTCTCATGTCTTTATCGGGTCGTGCACAAACTCCAGAATTGAAGATTTACGCGCTGCGGCAACGCAGGTTAAAGGGCAAACTGTTTCCTCAAAGGTCACTGCCATTGTGGTTCCCGGCTCTTATCGAGTTAAACAGCAAGCCGAGCAAGAAGGTCTAGATAAAATCTTTATCAATGCTGGGTTTGAGTGGCGTTTACCGGGCTGCTCTATGTGTCTTGGCATGAATGATGACATTTTAAAAGAAGGTGACCGCTGTGCTTCAACTAGTAATCGTAACTTCGAAGGTAGACAAGGACGAGGCAGTCGTACTCATCTTGTGAGTCCTGAATTGGCCGCTGTTGCAGCAATTACTGGGCATTTTGTTGAACCTGCAGTACTAACTGTGTGA
- a CDS encoding M61 family metallopeptidase, with product MKTKEFSVDFTRFAWLTASTLISASSFAQVEYHIDLTQPDHHLAQVEVQFPKTASDKLTINLPVWRTGKYQVQPISDGVRNFVAKDNEGNVLSWERTETGEWQVDLSKPTQVTVNYQLYANELGQRTRHISSTHAYLDSSAVFMYSPEYRDEEITVGLSVPKTWKSYSGLEYGDNKHSFVAPNYDVLVDSPIETGISQHRSFSADGRDYELVVWGQGNYDIEQIVTDLKKISGEAERLWDDYPFKRYVYIVHATSGARGATEHLNSTVIQLPRFMFRERKDYLRFISTASHEFVHTWNVKAYRPAPIATYDYQHETVTDLLWLAEGSTSYFQNQLLLSGGIMKPKEFFEDLAKRVNANQKKPGKIVQSVKEASTGKWAARGGDYAHNNSVNIYSEGYMASLALDFSILQQTKLDKSYRDVHRNLYRDYKLPKGYTADDIKAIATKLTGESYDDWWQQHIESPLTIDFDELLAHAGLKVNTGDKQKVDAGMSLDGRHNSLKLGRVQKGGPAWSAGIVFGDEIVAINGLKVTAKGFKKRLEDFKAGDKLEITLFSDDQLKTVTLTLAEQAKDKLKITAVKSPSKQQKAFLEAWLGIDWPFDEEGKFKK from the coding sequence ATGAAAACTAAGGAATTCTCTGTGGACTTCACTCGTTTTGCTTGGCTTACTGCCAGCACGCTTATTAGCGCCTCAAGCTTTGCTCAAGTTGAATATCATATTGATTTAACTCAGCCTGATCATCATCTTGCTCAAGTTGAGGTTCAGTTTCCAAAAACAGCATCAGATAAGTTAACCATAAATTTACCCGTCTGGCGTACAGGTAAGTATCAAGTTCAACCGATATCAGACGGTGTGCGTAACTTTGTAGCGAAAGACAATGAAGGCAATGTATTAAGCTGGGAGAGGACTGAAACAGGCGAGTGGCAAGTTGATTTGAGCAAGCCCACTCAAGTAACGGTTAATTATCAATTGTATGCTAATGAACTCGGTCAACGAACTCGTCATATTAGCAGTACCCATGCCTATTTAGACAGCAGCGCTGTGTTTATGTATAGCCCAGAGTACCGTGATGAAGAAATTACGGTTGGTTTATCGGTACCAAAAACTTGGAAAAGTTACTCTGGACTAGAATATGGTGACAACAAGCACAGCTTTGTGGCACCAAACTATGATGTGTTAGTCGACTCGCCAATTGAAACGGGTATCAGCCAACATCGTTCATTCAGTGCCGATGGTCGTGATTACGAGTTAGTTGTGTGGGGACAAGGTAATTACGATATCGAGCAAATCGTTACCGATCTAAAAAAAATCAGCGGCGAAGCTGAGCGTTTGTGGGATGACTATCCATTCAAACGTTATGTTTATATTGTCCACGCAACCAGTGGTGCACGCGGGGCAACAGAACATTTAAACTCCACTGTTATTCAATTACCGCGTTTTATGTTTCGTGAGCGTAAGGATTATTTACGCTTCATCAGTACAGCATCTCATGAGTTTGTTCATACTTGGAACGTTAAAGCCTATCGTCCAGCGCCAATCGCCACTTATGATTATCAGCACGAAACAGTGACTGACTTGCTATGGCTTGCCGAAGGTTCAACCAGCTATTTTCAAAACCAGTTATTACTCAGCGGCGGTATCATGAAGCCTAAGGAGTTTTTTGAAGACTTAGCCAAACGGGTGAACGCTAATCAAAAGAAACCGGGTAAAATCGTTCAATCTGTCAAAGAAGCCAGCACAGGCAAATGGGCTGCTAGAGGTGGAGATTACGCCCATAACAACAGCGTAAACATCTACTCTGAAGGTTACATGGCATCGTTGGCTCTCGATTTTTCAATCTTACAACAAACCAAGCTCGACAAAAGCTATCGTGATGTACATCGCAATTTATATCGCGATTACAAATTACCGAAAGGCTATACCGCAGATGATATAAAAGCCATTGCTACAAAGTTAACTGGTGAATCATATGACGATTGGTGGCAACAACATATCGAATCACCACTTACCATCGACTTCGATGAACTGCTGGCGCATGCAGGTTTGAAAGTGAATACTGGAGATAAGCAAAAAGTCGATGCAGGTATGAGTCTTGACGGTAGACACAATTCACTTAAATTAGGGCGAGTGCAGAAAGGTGGCCCAGCGTGGTCGGCTGGCATTGTATTTGGTGATGAAATCGTGGCTATCAATGGCTTAAAAGTGACTGCCAAAGGTTTTAAAAAACGCTTAGAAGATTTTAAAGCAGGAGATAAGCTTGAAATCACACTATTTAGTGATGATCAGCTTAAAACTGTGACATTAACTTTAGCTGAACAAGCTAAAGATAAGTTGAAAATTACTGCTGTGAAAAGCCCTAGCAAACAGCAAAAAGCCTTTTTAGAAGCATGGCTTGGTATCGACTGGCCGTTCGATGAAGAAGGCAAGTTTAAAAAATAA
- the leuA gene encoding 2-isopropylmalate synthase, with the protein MDNQVIIFDTTLRDGEQALASSLSVHEKLQIALAIEQLGVDVMEVGFPVSSPGDFESVQTIAKTVKNSRVCGLARAIEADIKACADSLSVAEQFRIHTFISTSDIHVTQKLKRDFSDVEKMAVSSIKYARQFTDDVEFSCEDAGRTPIDNLCRMVESAINAGATTVNIPDTVGYTLPSEFGDIITQLFNRVPNIDKAIISVHCHNDLGMAVANSMAAVEAGARQVECTINGIGERAGNCSLEEIAMILQTRQNKLQLNTDINHKEIAKTSKLVSELCNMPVQPNKAIVGSNAFSHSSGIHQDGMLKASNTYEIMTPESVGICKTNLNLTSRSGRHVIKHRMASLGYKESDFDLEKLYNDFLTLADKKGQVFDDDLEALVFNINQQSGDDFFQLNTLNVQCGTGDFATASLEIAIGDNHKVSSATGNGPVDAFIQAVKQAIDFEFKVEDYKISNKGSGADGLGKAAIEVSWNSRRFHGYGIETDIVKASALALIDALNSIHLAQTVYKLKNNEEFQCRA; encoded by the coding sequence ATGGATAATCAGGTTATCATATTTGATACAACATTACGGGACGGAGAACAGGCGTTAGCGTCGAGTTTGTCGGTACATGAAAAACTGCAAATTGCTTTAGCTATTGAACAGTTAGGTGTAGATGTAATGGAGGTAGGTTTTCCAGTTTCGTCACCAGGAGATTTTGAATCAGTTCAAACTATAGCTAAAACAGTTAAAAACTCAAGAGTATGCGGATTAGCTAGAGCCATTGAGGCTGACATCAAAGCGTGTGCTGATTCGTTATCTGTTGCTGAACAATTTCGAATCCACACCTTTATCTCAACCTCTGATATTCATGTGACTCAAAAGCTAAAGCGTGATTTTTCTGACGTTGAAAAAATGGCAGTCAGTTCGATTAAATATGCAAGGCAATTTACCGATGATGTTGAGTTTTCTTGCGAGGATGCAGGGCGTACACCCATTGATAATTTATGTCGTATGGTTGAAAGTGCGATAAATGCGGGCGCCACCACAGTGAATATACCAGACACTGTAGGGTACACATTGCCTAGTGAGTTTGGTGACATTATTACTCAGCTATTCAATCGAGTACCGAATATTGATAAAGCCATCATCTCAGTGCATTGCCATAATGATTTGGGCATGGCAGTAGCAAACTCAATGGCAGCGGTTGAAGCTGGTGCTAGACAGGTGGAATGTACTATTAATGGTATTGGCGAGCGAGCGGGTAATTGCTCGTTAGAAGAAATTGCCATGATTTTGCAAACTCGCCAAAACAAGTTGCAATTGAATACGGACATAAATCATAAAGAAATTGCGAAAACTTCAAAATTAGTAAGCGAACTTTGCAACATGCCAGTTCAGCCTAATAAAGCTATCGTAGGCAGTAATGCTTTTAGCCATTCATCAGGCATTCACCAAGATGGCATGTTAAAAGCCAGTAATACCTACGAGATCATGACGCCTGAAAGCGTTGGTATTTGTAAAACTAATCTGAACCTTACTTCACGCAGTGGTCGTCATGTCATCAAACACCGAATGGCCAGTCTTGGTTATAAAGAATCGGACTTTGATCTAGAAAAGCTATACAACGACTTTTTAACCTTAGCGGATAAAAAAGGTCAAGTATTTGATGATGATCTTGAAGCTCTTGTTTTCAATATTAATCAGCAAAGTGGTGATGATTTTTTCCAACTAAATACTCTAAACGTTCAGTGTGGTACAGGGGATTTTGCAACGGCAAGTCTCGAGATTGCCATTGGTGATAACCATAAAGTGAGTTCAGCAACAGGCAATGGTCCCGTTGATGCATTCATTCAAGCTGTTAAACAAGCGATAGATTTTGAATTTAAAGTTGAAGATTACAAAATTTCTAACAAAGGTTCGGGTGCTGACGGTTTAGGTAAAGCAGCTATAGAAGTATCGTGGAATAGTCGTCGATTCCATGGGTATGGTATTGAAACTGATATTGTCAAAGCATCAGCATTAGCATTGATTGATGCACTTAACAGTATTCATCTTGCTCAAACTGTCTATAAACTAAAAAATAATGAGGAATTTCAATGTCGAGCGTAG
- a CDS encoding S41 family peptidase: MKLKYSVASIALAMTALTSSLSFASTHSEHGYYRAPTLYGEQLVFTAEGDLWSQKLSQHYASRLTSLPSEEIDAKISQDGKWVAFSADYDGAREVYIMPIEGGVAKRASFENSRVRLQGWTSTGDILYSTDNAHGPANYWVLRTINPETLETQDLPLSDAIEGSIDSSGKYVYFTRFGLQATGDNARDYQGGATGELWRYKIGSKKEAQPLTKNHKGSVRQPMVWNDRLYFISNQDGNDNLWSMSLRGGDVKQHTRYQDFSIRSASMDDGKVVFQYGADIKLFDIEADQDKNLDISLVSDAPRQREQWVNNPVKYLTAANLSPEGDKAVITARGHIAVTSADGKRLIEVKSPPNSRLRNGVMSNDGKWVYAIADTSGEQEIWQFAADGNNDSKQLTHNGSSMRMTLSLSADGRYLANDDYDGNVWLLDLESGKNKKIITQGEGLGPYEDIVWSADSRFIALTKSEIGKMRQQVVLYSLDEDKAQTLTSDKYESFSPSFSADGQWLYFLSNRQFNATPSSPWGDRNMGPVFDKRTLIFALALTKDAVFPFQKITELIEQKESVDDTDSESEDEKELSIDWNGLNQRLWQVPVAAGNYSRLTVADNNLYVMDRAANKQSLKYIKFANRAPKIDTFGDGIEGYQLSNDGKKLFVAKNRAKSLYIVDAGSKMPSDISQSTVNTKSWKLALHPKLEWQQLFDDAWLMHRDSFFDKNMRGVDWIKAKKKYQKLVDRVTDRNELNDVFKQMMGELNSLHSQVRGGDLVKDPKRPKAASLGAWLKQTKKGVQIAHIFKADPELPSLASPLNKMGVDANEGDIIVSINHSPVKTVADVNQLLRNQANQQVLLELKRKGKMSKAIVSPITLSANAKMRYQDWVESNSEKVDQASNGDVGYLHLYAMGAGDIANFAREFYANYNKEGLIIDVRRNRGGNIDSWIIEKLLRKAWAFWQPTHGSASTNMQQTFRGKLVVLTDQLTYSDGETFSAGVKALGLAPLIGKQTSGAGVWLSGRNRLADNGMARVAEYPQYSINGDWIVEGHGVEPDIEVENLPVATFKGTDAQLNKAIDYLNQAIKKDPLSKLKTKPMPASGKAADIKNSF; this comes from the coding sequence ATGAAGTTAAAATACAGTGTAGCCAGTATAGCGCTGGCGATGACAGCGTTAACCTCAAGTCTTTCTTTTGCCTCAACTCATTCAGAACATGGTTATTACCGCGCGCCAACTCTGTATGGCGAACAGTTAGTGTTTACCGCTGAAGGCGATTTATGGTCACAAAAGCTGTCACAGCATTATGCGAGCCGTTTAACCAGCCTACCTAGTGAGGAAATCGATGCCAAAATTTCTCAAGACGGTAAATGGGTGGCGTTTTCAGCGGATTACGATGGCGCTCGAGAAGTATATATCATGCCAATTGAAGGTGGTGTGGCGAAGCGAGCCAGCTTTGAAAACAGTCGAGTTCGCTTACAAGGCTGGACATCGACAGGTGATATTTTATATTCAACCGATAATGCTCATGGCCCTGCCAATTATTGGGTATTACGAACGATTAACCCTGAAACTCTAGAAACTCAAGATTTACCATTATCTGATGCGATAGAAGGCAGTATTGATTCAAGCGGAAAGTATGTGTATTTCACGCGTTTTGGGCTACAAGCTACAGGTGATAACGCAAGAGATTATCAAGGCGGCGCAACAGGAGAGTTGTGGCGTTACAAAATAGGCAGTAAAAAAGAAGCGCAGCCGCTGACGAAAAACCATAAAGGATCAGTGCGACAACCTATGGTATGGAACGACCGCTTATATTTTATCAGCAATCAAGACGGTAATGATAACTTATGGTCAATGTCGTTGCGTGGTGGTGATGTTAAGCAACATACCAGATATCAAGACTTCTCCATTCGTTCAGCCAGTATGGATGATGGAAAAGTGGTTTTTCAATATGGCGCTGACATCAAGCTGTTTGACATAGAAGCGGATCAAGATAAAAACCTCGACATCAGTTTGGTTTCCGATGCTCCAAGGCAGCGTGAGCAATGGGTTAATAATCCGGTTAAATATCTTACTGCAGCAAATTTATCTCCAGAAGGTGATAAAGCGGTGATCACAGCCCGTGGTCATATCGCGGTAACCAGTGCAGATGGCAAGCGACTTATTGAAGTAAAAAGTCCCCCAAATAGCCGTTTACGCAATGGCGTAATGAGCAATGATGGCAAGTGGGTATATGCCATTGCAGATACTTCTGGTGAACAAGAAATCTGGCAGTTCGCGGCAGACGGCAATAATGACTCAAAGCAATTGACGCATAATGGCTCAAGCATGCGAATGACTTTGAGTTTGTCGGCGGATGGTCGTTATCTGGCTAATGATGACTATGACGGTAATGTATGGCTGCTTGATCTCGAAAGTGGCAAAAATAAAAAAATCATTACCCAAGGAGAAGGACTTGGGCCTTATGAAGACATTGTTTGGTCAGCCGATAGCCGCTTTATTGCTTTAACTAAATCTGAAATTGGCAAGATGCGTCAGCAAGTGGTGTTGTATTCGTTAGATGAAGATAAAGCACAAACGTTGACAAGCGATAAGTATGAATCTTTTTCTCCGAGCTTCAGCGCTGACGGCCAATGGTTGTACTTTTTATCGAACCGCCAATTTAATGCGACGCCAAGTTCACCTTGGGGTGATCGCAATATGGGACCTGTGTTTGATAAGCGCACTCTCATCTTTGCGTTAGCACTGACTAAAGATGCGGTATTTCCATTCCAAAAAATCACCGAATTAATAGAGCAGAAAGAATCGGTTGACGATACGGATTCTGAGAGTGAAGACGAAAAAGAGTTATCTATTGATTGGAATGGCTTGAATCAACGTTTATGGCAAGTGCCTGTGGCTGCCGGAAATTATAGCCGTTTAACGGTAGCGGATAATAATTTGTATGTAATGGATCGCGCTGCAAATAAACAATCACTTAAATACATTAAATTTGCCAATCGGGCTCCTAAAATCGATACCTTTGGTGATGGTATAGAAGGCTATCAATTATCGAATGATGGTAAAAAGCTATTTGTAGCTAAAAATCGGGCTAAATCCTTATATATCGTTGATGCTGGGAGTAAAATGCCTTCTGACATTTCACAGTCAACGGTGAATACCAAAAGCTGGAAACTAGCGTTACATCCAAAATTAGAATGGCAACAGTTATTTGATGATGCTTGGTTAATGCACCGTGATTCGTTTTTCGATAAAAATATGCGTGGTGTTGACTGGATAAAAGCCAAGAAAAAATACCAAAAACTTGTCGATAGAGTGACGGACAGAAACGAGCTTAATGATGTGTTTAAGCAAATGATGGGCGAGCTTAACTCGTTACACTCGCAAGTTCGTGGTGGTGATTTAGTTAAAGATCCAAAACGCCCAAAAGCAGCAAGTCTAGGTGCATGGTTAAAGCAAACCAAAAAAGGTGTGCAAATCGCCCATATTTTTAAAGCCGATCCTGAATTACCGTCATTGGCCTCACCACTAAATAAAATGGGTGTTGATGCCAACGAAGGTGACATCATTGTGTCTATCAATCATTCGCCTGTAAAAACTGTGGCTGATGTAAACCAATTACTGCGTAATCAAGCAAACCAACAAGTGTTGCTGGAGCTGAAACGTAAAGGCAAGATGTCCAAAGCCATTGTTAGCCCAATTACTCTTTCAGCTAATGCTAAAATGCGCTATCAAGATTGGGTTGAATCGAATTCTGAGAAAGTAGATCAAGCCAGTAATGGTGATGTGGGGTATTTGCATTTGTACGCTATGGGAGCTGGCGACATCGCTAATTTTGCACGTGAATTTTATGCCAATTACAACAAAGAAGGTTTGATCATCGATGTAAGGCGCAATCGCGGTGGCAATATTGATAGTTGGATTATCGAAAAGTTACTTCGTAAAGCTTGGGCATTTTGGCAACCGACTCATGGTTCAGCCAGTACCAACATGCAGCAAACTTTCCGAGGTAAGTTGGTGGTGCTTACTGATCAATTAACCTATTCAGATGGCGAGACATTCTCTGCTGGCGTTAAAGCACTTGGGCTAGCACCACTGATTGGTAAGCAAACATCAGGTGCAGGTGTATGGCTCTCTGGTCGAAATCGTTTAGCGGATAACGGTATGGCAAGAGTGGCAGAATATCCTCAATATTCAATTAATGGTGATTGGATTGTTGAAGGGCATGGTGTTGAGCCGGATATTGAGGTTGAAAATTTACCTGTCGCTACATTCAAGGGCACTGATGCTCAGCTTAATAAGGCCATTGATTATTTGAATCAAGCGATCAAAAAGGATCCTTTATCTAAATTGAAAACTAAACCAATGCCTGCATCAGGCAAAGCCGCTGATATTAAAAATAGTTTTTAA
- the leuB gene encoding 3-isopropylmalate dehydrogenase has product MSSVAILAGDGIGPEVMKQAIKVLECVSTHFNFPLSFNHYNVGGWAIDKNGVALPESTLTGCEQAKAILFGSVGGEKWSNLPPAQQPERASLLGLRGHFGLFCNMRPAKLQLSLSSLSPLRSDISVKGFDILVMRELTGGIYFGEPKGRKFENTPEETAFDTMIYSRSEIERITHLAFEAAQKRNQKVTSVDKANVLASSQLWRETVIEIAKQYPDVEIEHMYIDNAAMQLVRNPVQFDVILCSNLFGDILSDICAMITGSMGLLPSASLNQSGFGMYEPAGGSAPDIAGKGIANPIAQILSAALMLRYSLNQPKAADAIEKAVSTALEQGFSTRDLVTENSNTNVLSTSEMGAKICENIMSQVAVSQWIEGE; this is encoded by the coding sequence ATGTCGAGCGTAGCCATTTTAGCAGGAGATGGGATTGGTCCAGAAGTAATGAAACAAGCAATTAAAGTGTTGGAATGTGTTTCTACCCATTTTAATTTCCCATTGAGCTTTAATCATTACAATGTTGGTGGCTGGGCCATTGATAAAAATGGCGTGGCTTTACCTGAGTCAACACTGACGGGTTGTGAACAAGCTAAAGCAATTTTATTTGGTTCAGTAGGCGGAGAAAAGTGGTCAAATTTACCGCCAGCGCAACAGCCTGAGCGTGCTTCATTACTTGGTTTACGTGGTCACTTTGGCTTGTTTTGCAATATGCGTCCAGCGAAATTACAGCTTTCACTTTCGTCATTATCACCACTTCGCAGTGATATTTCAGTAAAAGGTTTTGATATTTTAGTGATGCGTGAGTTAACAGGTGGTATTTACTTTGGCGAGCCTAAAGGGCGAAAATTTGAAAATACGCCTGAAGAAACGGCGTTTGACACTATGATATACAGTCGCTCTGAAATTGAACGTATCACACATTTAGCTTTTGAAGCGGCACAAAAGCGTAATCAAAAAGTGACTTCGGTTGATAAAGCCAATGTGTTGGCATCCTCCCAGCTATGGCGTGAAACCGTAATTGAAATTGCCAAACAATATCCAGATGTCGAAATAGAGCATATGTATATTGATAACGCTGCGATGCAGTTGGTCAGAAACCCAGTGCAGTTTGATGTGATTTTATGCTCCAACTTATTCGGCGATATTTTATCGGATATTTGCGCCATGATCACTGGCTCAATGGGACTATTACCTTCGGCAAGTCTGAATCAATCAGGTTTTGGTATGTATGAACCTGCTGGTGGCTCAGCACCAGATATTGCAGGAAAAGGGATTGCCAATCCAATAGCGCAAATTCTTTCAGCAGCGTTGATGTTACGTTACAGTTTAAATCAACCTAAAGCCGCTGACGCCATTGAAAAAGCCGTATCTACCGCCTTAGAGCAAGGCTTTAGCACCCGAGACCTAGTAACAGAAAATAGCAACACCAATGTGTTGTCGACTAGTGAAATGGGGGCAAAAATTTGTGAAAACATTATGAGTCAGGTTGCTGTCTCTCAGTGGATAGAGGGAGAATAA